A portion of the Bacillus sp. es.034 genome contains these proteins:
- a CDS encoding AAA family ATPase: protein MELHIYGYGKFDNKHYTLSDLQLFYGENEAGKSTIMSFIHSILFGFPTKQQSLLRYIPKSSSEYGGKILCRMEDQGIVSIERIRGKAAGDVTVQFEDGRVEGEETLQQLLGKMDQSTYQNIFSFNLDGLQNIQRLKKEELNRYLFTAGSTGTDLLLKLSQDWQKERELLFKKSGRKPKINVVLSELKDLEKQVKEGKEKNDQYLPLIGRRRTLESEITALEKEKELLSDQRENLISVNENWDTLVQFNDVEKRLSQLKDPEFPPHGLERMNELKIEERQTSAYLETLKSKQQNLQEKLESKDLDLTLREEIPYMEELLSRQSSYLKWKEESGERSRELRMVQSKISDTIRELGLQIEMENIPSLNTSMMMSENIQQALEHQTKLLHERESLEKLQAEEMEELQTIESKCEDLEKRLMEEDEYQELQRKVKALTGKHSTREQMEWVNLQVREAEENYSRKKASYSYQMLLSGGAFLIAMGFGLWGVFSGNWIMAGMSLLFLMAIGGIIFQSRRNVRNEALTLQKLRARAKEVQPEKTGTLDTAEQSLLEQMEFRNEWKQRVLTLEEQELKIQKLHERKEELVKAIIKGEGRIERLKGELYLPADFHWKWLRDAFAKMKELVYSYETYTHLSSEEAYSEKKVKEFTEECQEWFHRHALLFTTVDEALLQLKGMLQDLEKRRLIVDNIAAELEPLSMDIKKNSLEIEKIRHDLHDLIQIAGCTGEMEFREKAMMVQERSELWSLYKGMKTRLTKKTLDTFLEFNSLEESRRESARVLQSIDELSKQLSALQKELASLSYEIKTLEEGKTHSAILQEFESKKAELRELAFEWSAYTLAGVTLRKTMELYQKTKMPKVIELAEENFREMTEGHYHRIFLLDDEMIKVERMDGTIFDAIELSQGTKEQLFISIRFALIQSMGDKYPLPVLIDDGVVNFDLTRTNAFLSLLRKVARDHQVLFFTCHPHIKQSFTDEEVIVLKREESIRTT, encoded by the coding sequence ATGGAACTTCATATATACGGATATGGGAAGTTTGACAACAAGCATTATACACTTAGCGATCTTCAATTATTTTATGGAGAAAACGAAGCGGGTAAATCGACGATCATGTCATTCATTCATAGCATCCTATTCGGTTTTCCAACCAAACAGCAATCCTTATTGAGGTACATTCCGAAATCCTCGTCCGAGTATGGTGGGAAAATCCTTTGCAGGATGGAAGATCAGGGGATTGTGAGCATCGAGCGGATCAGAGGGAAGGCTGCGGGAGACGTAACCGTCCAATTTGAAGATGGAAGAGTGGAGGGAGAAGAAACCCTCCAACAATTGTTGGGCAAAATGGACCAGTCCACCTATCAAAACATCTTCTCATTCAACCTGGATGGCCTTCAAAACATCCAGCGACTCAAAAAAGAAGAACTGAACCGGTATTTATTCACGGCGGGTTCTACAGGGACGGACCTTTTATTGAAGCTTTCGCAGGACTGGCAGAAAGAAAGGGAACTGCTGTTTAAAAAGTCAGGTAGAAAACCGAAGATCAATGTCGTGCTTTCCGAACTAAAAGATCTTGAAAAACAAGTGAAGGAAGGGAAAGAGAAAAACGATCAGTATCTGCCCCTCATAGGGAGACGCAGGACTCTTGAGTCGGAAATAACAGCTCTGGAGAAGGAAAAAGAGCTTCTTTCTGATCAGAGAGAAAATCTTATTTCCGTAAATGAAAATTGGGATACCCTTGTCCAATTCAATGATGTGGAAAAGCGCCTCTCCCAGCTGAAAGACCCCGAATTCCCTCCACACGGATTAGAACGGATGAACGAGCTGAAAATCGAAGAAAGACAAACGTCAGCCTATCTTGAGACCCTGAAAAGCAAACAACAGAATCTGCAGGAAAAGTTGGAATCAAAAGATCTGGACCTTACGTTAAGAGAAGAGATTCCTTACATGGAGGAACTATTGTCCCGTCAATCCTCTTACTTGAAGTGGAAAGAAGAGAGCGGGGAACGAAGCAGAGAATTAAGAATGGTCCAAAGTAAAATCAGCGACACCATCAGGGAATTAGGGCTGCAGATTGAAATGGAAAATATCCCTTCATTAAATACAAGTATGATGATGTCTGAAAACATACAGCAGGCATTGGAGCATCAGACCAAGCTCCTTCACGAACGGGAAAGCCTGGAAAAGCTTCAGGCAGAGGAAATGGAAGAACTTCAAACCATTGAAAGTAAATGCGAAGACTTAGAAAAACGATTAATGGAAGAGGATGAATATCAAGAATTACAACGAAAGGTCAAAGCTCTTACCGGCAAGCATTCTACAAGGGAGCAGATGGAATGGGTGAATCTGCAAGTAAGGGAGGCAGAGGAAAACTATAGCCGAAAAAAAGCTTCCTATTCGTATCAGATGCTGCTCAGTGGTGGAGCATTCCTGATTGCAATGGGATTCGGTTTATGGGGGGTGTTCTCCGGCAATTGGATCATGGCAGGTATGAGCTTGCTGTTTCTGATGGCTATCGGTGGAATCATCTTTCAATCGAGGAGGAATGTCAGGAATGAAGCTCTCACCCTTCAAAAACTCAGGGCAAGAGCGAAAGAAGTTCAACCGGAGAAAACCGGCACCCTGGATACAGCAGAACAAAGCCTTTTGGAACAAATGGAATTTCGCAACGAGTGGAAGCAGCGTGTCCTGACATTAGAAGAACAGGAGCTGAAGATACAGAAGCTTCACGAGAGAAAGGAAGAGCTTGTGAAAGCGATCATCAAAGGAGAGGGAAGGATAGAACGCCTGAAAGGGGAATTATACTTACCTGCCGATTTTCATTGGAAATGGCTGCGTGATGCATTTGCCAAGATGAAAGAATTAGTCTATTCCTATGAAACATATACTCATTTATCCAGTGAAGAGGCTTATTCGGAGAAGAAAGTAAAAGAATTCACGGAAGAATGCCAGGAGTGGTTTCACCGCCATGCCCTTCTGTTCACGACGGTGGACGAAGCGCTGCTTCAATTGAAAGGGATGCTGCAGGATCTGGAGAAACGACGGCTGATAGTCGACAATATTGCTGCAGAGTTAGAGCCATTATCTATGGATATCAAAAAAAATTCCTTAGAAATTGAAAAAATCCGCCATGATCTACATGACCTGATCCAAATAGCTGGCTGCACCGGGGAAATGGAATTCAGGGAGAAGGCTATGATGGTTCAGGAACGAAGCGAACTTTGGTCTCTATATAAAGGGATGAAAACGAGATTGACTAAAAAAACCCTTGATACATTCCTTGAGTTTAATTCGTTGGAAGAAAGCAGGAGGGAATCGGCCCGGGTCTTACAATCCATCGATGAGTTGTCAAAACAGCTGTCCGCTCTGCAAAAAGAACTCGCCTCCCTTTCGTATGAAATCAAAACGTTAGAAGAAGGCAAGACCCATTCGGCCATCCTTCAAGAATTCGAAAGCAAAAAAGCCGAGCTTAGGGAGCTTGCCTTTGAATGGTCTGCGTATACATTGGCAGGGGTCACGTTAAGGAAAACGATGGAGCTATATCAGAAAACCAAAATGCCGAAAGTCATAGAGCTTGCAGAAGAAAATTTCAGGGAAATGACAGAAGGGCATTATCACCGCATTTTCTTACTGGATGATGAAATGATCAAAGTGGAGAGGATGGATGGGACCATCTTTGATGCAATCGAACTCAGTCAAGGGACGAAAGAGCAGCTTTTTATTTCGATCCGTTTTGCCCTCATTCAATCGATGGGTGATAAATATCCATTACCAGTTTTGATTGATGATGGGGTAGTCAACTTTGACCTGACCAGAACAAATGCATTTCTTTCGCTCCTAAGGAAAGTGGCAAGGGACCATCAAGTGTTATTTTTCACCTGTCACCCTCATATCAAACAATCGTTCACGGATGAAGAGGTGATTGTGTTAAAGAGGGAGGAGTCGATCCGGACTACTTGA
- a CDS encoding DNA repair exonuclease, which translates to MENIRFFHVADLHLDSPFTGLKHLPTELFERIHNSTFASFEKVVKEAIARGIDFMILSGDLFDEEDRSIRAQAKLVKQFQILHSHHIPVYVVHGNHDHLGSRRLELDMPDNIHIFHEKTEVKQLTTRTGTLVDLVGFSYGTRHIRERRIGEYPKGTAERYTIGILHGSEGSMHSSHETYAPFTINELLDKNYHYWALGHIHQRRILHEEPFIVYPGNIQGRHRKETGAKGCYEVLLGEHQTELTFIPTHDLLWETCDVSLQGIARFGEVFQRIQQAVETINEDSLIEIVLTDAESLPEDMMRKVENGDLLEALQSDMESHGELKWVHSIHRSPATTVLKERDPFLQDMISTLEYLEGEEWEEVLAELYEHPSIYRFLAPLEDEEKNDLIEETKHLLKSGGEKN; encoded by the coding sequence ATGGAGAACATTCGGTTTTTTCATGTAGCAGACTTACATTTGGACAGTCCGTTTACAGGGCTGAAGCATTTACCGACAGAATTATTTGAACGAATACATAATAGTACCTTTGCTTCTTTTGAAAAAGTGGTGAAAGAAGCGATTGCAAGAGGGATCGACTTTATGATTCTCAGTGGGGATTTGTTCGATGAAGAAGACCGAAGCATAAGGGCTCAGGCTAAATTAGTGAAACAATTTCAAATCCTACATTCACATCATATCCCTGTATACGTCGTCCACGGAAATCATGATCATCTCGGCAGCCGTCGTTTAGAGCTGGATATGCCGGATAACATACATATTTTTCATGAGAAAACAGAAGTGAAACAGCTTACCACGAGGACTGGTACCCTGGTTGATCTTGTGGGGTTCAGCTATGGAACAAGGCATATCCGGGAAAGAAGGATCGGGGAATATCCTAAAGGAACGGCTGAGCGTTATACGATCGGTATCCTGCATGGAAGTGAAGGAAGCATGCATTCTTCCCATGAAACGTATGCCCCTTTTACGATAAATGAATTATTGGATAAGAATTACCATTACTGGGCACTTGGGCATATTCATCAACGCCGGATCTTGCATGAAGAGCCATTTATCGTCTATCCCGGAAATATCCAGGGCAGGCATCGAAAGGAGACCGGTGCAAAGGGATGCTATGAGGTCTTACTCGGTGAGCATCAGACAGAGCTGACGTTCATTCCCACCCATGATTTGCTGTGGGAAACATGCGATGTATCCCTGCAAGGTATAGCGAGGTTTGGTGAAGTGTTTCAGCGCATCCAACAGGCGGTGGAAACCATAAATGAAGATAGCTTGATTGAAATCGTCCTAACCGATGCAGAATCGCTCCCTGAAGATATGATGAGGAAGGTTGAAAATGGCGATCTCCTGGAGGCGCTGCAATCCGATATGGAAAGTCATGGAGAATTGAAATGGGTTCACTCCATACACCGTTCTCCCGCCACCACAGTGTTAAAGGAACGGGATCCCTTTCTTCAGGATATGATTTCGACCCTTGAATACCTGGAAGGGGAAGAGTGGGAAGAAGTCCTGGCAGAGCTGTATGAACATCCGTCGATTTACCGATTTCTTGCCCCGTTGGAGGACGAAGAGAAGAACGATCTCATAGAAGAAACAAAGCACTTACTGAAAAGTGGGGGTGAAAAAAATTGA
- a CDS encoding ABC transporter permease gives MNNFFLILGHSYMSKLKAKSFIISTIIIAAALVLLANFDSVISSFTDEEESRVAVQDETGTLYEPLLGQLETMNSEIQLEPASESTKEIEKKIESEEYKGLLVLSESSDGLPQALYKSNSLSESAVTGELQAALQNVKSSLAAGKLDLSGEELSLLSAPVDFEKEALLEGAKSEEELSQARGIVYVLLFFIYFSVIAYANMTAMEVATEKSSRVMEILISSVSPVKQMFAKIIGIGLVGLTQLAVILGVGYFTLIRKKDELVGGFFEGFGFESLSLSVIIYAIIFFLLGYFLYATLAALLGSLVSRIEDVQQMIMPMTFLIMIGFFISMFGLGSPESGFVTVTSYIPFFTPMVMFLRVGMLNLPVYEPVIGILVLIVSIALLGVFGARVYRGGVLLYGKSNSYKDIKKAIDLTSKK, from the coding sequence ATGAATAACTTCTTCTTGATCCTTGGTCATTCCTATATGTCAAAATTGAAAGCCAAGTCTTTTATCATATCCACGATCATCATTGCCGCAGCACTTGTCCTGCTGGCCAATTTCGACAGCGTCATTTCGAGTTTCACGGATGAGGAAGAAAGCAGGGTAGCGGTTCAGGATGAAACGGGCACATTATATGAACCGCTCCTGGGGCAGCTGGAGACGATGAATAGTGAGATTCAATTAGAGCCTGCTTCGGAATCAACAAAGGAAATCGAGAAAAAAATAGAGTCGGAAGAATATAAAGGTTTATTGGTCTTAAGTGAAAGCAGTGATGGGCTGCCACAGGCCCTGTATAAATCAAACTCGTTATCGGAGTCTGCCGTGACCGGGGAATTGCAGGCAGCCCTGCAGAATGTGAAATCTTCCCTTGCTGCGGGTAAGCTGGATCTGTCCGGGGAGGAGCTATCCTTATTAAGCGCCCCCGTTGATTTCGAGAAGGAGGCACTGCTTGAAGGGGCAAAGTCTGAAGAAGAACTGAGTCAGGCAAGGGGCATTGTATACGTCTTATTATTCTTTATCTATTTCTCGGTGATTGCGTATGCCAATATGACGGCGATGGAGGTCGCCACAGAGAAAAGCTCCAGGGTCATGGAAATCCTCATATCAAGTGTATCACCGGTCAAACAAATGTTTGCCAAAATCATTGGGATCGGTCTCGTTGGCTTGACTCAATTAGCTGTTATCCTTGGTGTAGGTTATTTCACCCTGATCCGCAAGAAGGATGAACTGGTAGGGGGATTCTTTGAAGGATTCGGGTTTGAATCCCTATCACTCAGTGTCATCATTTATGCTATCATCTTCTTTCTGCTTGGTTATTTCCTGTATGCAACCCTTGCAGCGCTGCTCGGATCTCTTGTGAGTAGAATTGAAGATGTCCAGCAGATGATCATGCCGATGACCTTCCTGATCATGATCGGGTTCTTCATCTCCATGTTTGGCCTTGGAAGTCCGGAATCGGGCTTTGTCACGGTTACATCGTACATCCCCTTTTTCACACCGATGGTCATGTTCCTTCGTGTCGGGATGCTGAACCTGCCGGTGTATGAGCCGGTCATCGGGATACTCGTCCTGATTGTTTCCATCGCTTTACTGGGAGTATTCGGTGCACGTGTCTATCGTGGAGGAGTGCTATTATACGGGAAGTCCAATTCATATAAAGATATTAAGAAAGCCATCGATTTAACATCAAAGAAATAA
- a CDS encoding ABC transporter ATP-binding protein, which produces MSLKLQQVTKRFGDFTAVDELSLEIPPSEMFGFLGANGAGKTTTFRMVLGLLDATEGRITWDGKGIDYSTSPKIGYLPEERGLYPKMKVSDQIVYLARLRGMEKKTILKELDYWLERFNVPQYLNKKVEELSKGNQQKIQFIASVIHKPKLLILDEPFSGLDPVNVELLKDAVREIKKNGTTIVFSSHRMEHVEELCESLCIMHKGRPVVHGGLKEIKRSFGKKNVVIHADFDITYLKDMQGVTKLKETTEGVLLQVESEAAAQGVFHDVVQKGFLRKFELEEPSLNDIFIEKVGTSYE; this is translated from the coding sequence ATGAGTTTGAAATTACAACAGGTCACCAAAAGGTTTGGGGATTTCACAGCGGTAGATGAGCTGTCACTAGAAATTCCCCCAAGTGAAATGTTCGGGTTCCTTGGGGCGAATGGAGCCGGAAAGACGACGACCTTTCGAATGGTGTTGGGATTATTGGATGCAACAGAAGGCAGGATCACGTGGGACGGCAAGGGGATTGATTATTCCACCAGTCCCAAAATCGGGTATCTCCCGGAAGAAAGGGGACTTTATCCGAAGATGAAGGTAAGTGATCAAATCGTCTATTTGGCACGCCTGCGGGGGATGGAAAAGAAGACGATCCTGAAAGAATTGGATTATTGGCTGGAGCGATTCAATGTTCCTCAATACCTCAATAAAAAAGTGGAGGAACTCTCCAAAGGGAATCAGCAAAAAATTCAATTCATCGCATCGGTCATTCATAAACCGAAACTATTGATCCTTGATGAACCATTCAGCGGTCTTGATCCCGTGAATGTGGAGCTGTTGAAGGACGCCGTCAGGGAAATCAAGAAGAATGGAACGACCATCGTGTTTTCAAGTCATCGGATGGAGCATGTGGAGGAGCTCTGTGAAAGCTTGTGTATCATGCATAAAGGGCGTCCCGTGGTACATGGCGGACTGAAGGAAATCAAACGTTCCTTTGGAAAGAAGAATGTCGTGATACATGCGGATTTCGACATTACCTACCTTAAGGACATGCAGGGAGTGACAAAGCTTAAAGAAACAACGGAAGGAGTCCTGCTCCAGGTGGAATCCGAGGCTGCCGCCCAAGGAGTATTTCATGATGTTGTCCAAAAGGGCTTCCTGCGTAAATTCGAGCTTGAGGAACCTTCACTGAACGATATATTTATAGAAAAGGTGGGAACTTCTTATGAATAA
- a CDS encoding YhzD family protein codes for MKVYKLTVFEKDGKKILDESFEASSDSEAKKMGETMLEEKGYAEHTHRCTSPLGKLLLFHV; via the coding sequence ATGAAAGTATATAAACTGACGGTTTTCGAGAAAGACGGCAAAAAAATCCTAGACGAATCATTCGAAGCTTCCTCTGACAGCGAAGCGAAGAAAATGGGCGAAACCATGCTTGAGGAAAAAGGCTATGCTGAACATACGCATCGCTGTACGTCCCCACTTGGGAAACTCTTGCTGTTTCATGTGTAG
- a CDS encoding enoyl-CoA hydratase produces the protein MTVSNQYETVKLHKDGKVARVHLNRPQSLNALDARLMEELLAALKEVKNDPSISLLILTGEGKGFSSGGDIKSMLSLSGEEQFSQIMDTISELVMTLYSMPKVVLTGIHGAAAGLGLSLALASDYILCEEDSKLAMNFIGIALIPDGGSHFLLQERLGTHKAKRLIWNGKVFEGQEALMKGLVDEAIPSGKLEEGIARYTKQVLGAPTKAMLKTKEVYVELNKERLQHALDLEKEGQWLMRQTSDHQEGIRAFVEKRRPEFKGE, from the coding sequence TTGACAGTGTCAAATCAATATGAAACAGTGAAATTACATAAAGATGGGAAGGTGGCGAGGGTTCATTTGAACCGGCCGCAGTCCCTGAACGCATTGGATGCCCGGCTTATGGAAGAATTACTGGCTGCTTTGAAGGAAGTGAAAAATGATCCATCGATTTCTTTATTGATCCTGACAGGGGAGGGGAAGGGATTTTCCTCAGGGGGAGATATTAAGTCCATGCTGTCATTAAGTGGAGAAGAACAGTTCTCTCAGATCATGGATACGATCAGTGAACTGGTGATGACCTTGTATTCCATGCCGAAAGTGGTCCTGACAGGCATTCACGGGGCAGCGGCGGGGCTCGGGTTGAGCCTCGCCCTGGCTTCTGATTATATCCTTTGTGAAGAGGATAGTAAGCTCGCCATGAACTTTATCGGAATCGCTTTGATCCCGGATGGAGGAAGTCATTTCCTTCTACAGGAACGACTCGGCACCCATAAGGCAAAACGTTTGATCTGGAATGGAAAAGTATTTGAAGGACAGGAAGCCCTGATGAAGGGGCTCGTCGATGAAGCCATCCCTTCAGGGAAATTGGAGGAAGGCATAGCACGCTATACGAAACAGGTATTAGGTGCGCCGACGAAAGCCATGCTGAAAACGAAAGAAGTATATGTGGAGTTAAACAAAGAAAGATTGCAGCATGCACTTGATCTTGAGAAGGAAGGTCAGTGGCTCATGCGCCAAACCTCCGATCACCAGGAAGGCATCCGCGCATTCGTGGAGAAGAGGAGACCTGAATTCAAGGGTGAATAA
- a CDS encoding long-chain fatty acid--CoA ligase: MMQTPLLLTQMIERAEKYFPKKEIVSRTESGINRFTYKQWGERTRRLASSLSKLGVEEGDKVGTLAWNHHRHLEAYFAIPCSGAVLHTINIRLSSQHIVYIINHAKDQVLLIDPDIVPLIEKVKDQIPTVKAFIVMTDGELPETTLEPVYHYESLLEEGDPSFQFRNDIDENAPAGMCYTSATTGNPKGVIYSHRGIVLHAMALGLADTTGVSERDVALPVVPMFHVNAWGLPFASVWFGSKQVLPGPYFTPGLLAGLMQDEKVTISAGVPTIWLGLLNELEKNEYDLSSLRSVLCGGSAAPKGMIRSFEEKFGIPFMHAYGMTETSPLAVIAASKSYHDDLSPEEKLDLKAKQGILVPGLDMKIVGKDGEVAWDGIEMGELALRGPWIASEYYEDERTGDAFRDGWLYTGDVVTIDEEGYIKIVDRTKDLIKSGGEWISSVDLENALMAHEHIFEAAVVAVPHEEWQERPIACVVLKDSGKGSVTKEEIMEFLKPQFAKWWLPDEILFLDEIPKTSVGKFLKRALRDQVQDQMKQI, from the coding sequence ATGATGCAAACACCTCTGCTATTGACACAAATGATTGAACGAGCCGAAAAGTATTTTCCTAAGAAAGAAATCGTATCCCGGACAGAGTCGGGTATCAACCGCTTCACATACAAACAGTGGGGTGAGAGAACGCGGAGGCTGGCAAGCTCCCTGTCGAAACTCGGAGTTGAAGAAGGAGACAAAGTCGGTACACTTGCATGGAATCATCATCGTCATCTAGAAGCGTACTTTGCGATTCCATGTAGCGGAGCCGTATTACATACGATCAATATCCGCTTATCGTCCCAACATATCGTTTACATCATCAATCATGCGAAGGATCAAGTATTGCTGATCGATCCGGACATCGTCCCGCTCATTGAGAAGGTGAAGGACCAGATCCCGACGGTTAAAGCCTTCATCGTCATGACCGATGGAGAATTGCCTGAAACGACCCTTGAGCCTGTGTATCATTATGAAAGCTTGTTGGAAGAGGGGGATCCATCGTTCCAATTCCGCAACGACATTGATGAAAATGCCCCTGCTGGAATGTGCTACACGTCGGCAACGACCGGAAACCCTAAAGGAGTCATCTATTCCCATCGGGGCATCGTGCTCCATGCAATGGCACTGGGTCTGGCTGATACGACAGGGGTCAGTGAGAGGGACGTTGCCCTGCCGGTGGTGCCCATGTTCCATGTGAACGCCTGGGGACTCCCGTTTGCGTCGGTCTGGTTCGGTAGTAAGCAGGTTCTGCCGGGACCATATTTCACGCCTGGACTGCTTGCCGGGCTCATGCAGGATGAAAAGGTGACCATTTCTGCAGGGGTACCGACGATTTGGCTTGGATTACTCAATGAATTGGAGAAAAATGAGTATGATCTCTCAAGTCTTCGTTCCGTTCTGTGTGGGGGATCGGCAGCTCCGAAAGGGATGATCCGGTCATTCGAAGAGAAGTTCGGCATCCCGTTCATGCATGCGTATGGCATGACTGAAACGAGCCCACTCGCTGTGATCGCCGCATCCAAAAGCTATCATGACGATCTTTCTCCCGAAGAGAAGCTCGACTTGAAAGCAAAGCAGGGGATCCTCGTCCCTGGATTGGATATGAAGATCGTCGGGAAAGACGGGGAAGTGGCATGGGATGGTATCGAAATGGGGGAGCTTGCCTTAAGGGGGCCCTGGATCGCTTCTGAGTATTATGAAGATGAACGCACCGGGGATGCCTTCAGGGATGGCTGGCTGTATACGGGAGATGTCGTCACCATTGATGAAGAGGGATATATCAAGATCGTCGACCGCACGAAGGATCTGATCAAATCCGGTGGGGAATGGATTTCTTCCGTGGATCTTGAAAATGCCCTCATGGCCCATGAGCATATCTTCGAAGCTGCTGTGGTGGCAGTGCCCCATGAGGAGTGGCAGGAACGTCCGATTGCCTGTGTCGTTTTAAAGGACTCGGGAAAAGGCAGTGTGACCAAGGAAGAAATCATGGAATTCCTGAAGCCTCAGTTTGCGAAATGGTGGCTGCCGGATGAGATACTGTTCCTGGATGAAATCCCGAAAACCTCTGTGGGGAAATTTTTGAAGAGGGCTCTCAGGGATCAGGTTCAGGATCAAATGAAACAAATCTAA
- a CDS encoding coproporphyrinogen III oxidase translates to MNVLIKGIEDERFERPLRLIANLFFEESAIHFGDCNEADLQVHIELSSEDKIEAEAILTNLKGQSYTARYEHDWVPYENEKERFKQLKTAVSHVYLNVLQDLTGIRQKWGILTGIRPTKLIHKQMQLGLPKEEIHEKLRKEYLITDEKIQLMQSIVDRQLSVVPDLYDLQHEVSIYIGIPFCPTKCAYCTFPAYAILGKQGRVDSFLAGLHYEIQEMGRWMRENNIKITTIYYGGGTPTSITAEEMDALYEEMYRSFPDVEKVREVTVEAGRPDTISEDKLEVLNKWNIDRISINPQSYTQETLKAIGRHHTVEETIDKFHLSRGMGMNNINMDLIIGLPGEELPELQHSLDETEKLMPESLTVHTLSFKRASEMTKNKDKYKVADRLEIEKMMNLAEDWTKEHGYEPYYLYRQKNILGNLENVGYALPQQDSIYNIMIMEEVQTIIGIGCGAASKFIDPKTGKITHFANPKEPNAYNLGFKEYTEKKIKILNDLFS, encoded by the coding sequence GTGAATGTTTTGATAAAAGGAATCGAGGATGAGCGTTTTGAACGCCCCCTGCGATTGATTGCGAATTTATTCTTTGAAGAGTCTGCCATTCACTTCGGTGATTGTAATGAGGCCGATCTTCAAGTCCATATAGAACTTTCTTCAGAAGACAAGATAGAGGCGGAAGCCATATTAACGAATTTAAAAGGACAATCATACACAGCACGCTATGAGCACGACTGGGTGCCTTATGAAAATGAGAAAGAACGGTTCAAACAGCTGAAAACGGCTGTTTCCCATGTGTATTTGAATGTTCTTCAAGATTTGACGGGGATCAGGCAGAAATGGGGCATCTTGACCGGAATCCGCCCCACGAAGCTCATTCATAAGCAGATGCAGCTTGGATTGCCCAAGGAAGAGATTCATGAGAAGTTAAGAAAAGAATACCTGATCACGGATGAAAAGATTCAGTTGATGCAAAGCATCGTGGATCGTCAATTATCCGTCGTACCTGATCTCTATGACCTTCAGCATGAAGTGAGCATTTATATCGGCATTCCGTTTTGCCCAACCAAGTGTGCGTATTGCACGTTCCCTGCCTATGCGATTCTCGGTAAACAGGGGAGGGTCGATTCCTTCCTGGCGGGACTTCATTACGAAATCCAGGAAATGGGACGCTGGATGAGAGAAAACAATATCAAGATTACGACCATCTATTATGGCGGGGGTACCCCGACGTCCATCACAGCTGAGGAAATGGATGCTCTTTATGAAGAGATGTACCGCTCCTTCCCGGATGTCGAGAAGGTAAGGGAAGTAACGGTGGAGGCAGGGAGACCGGATACGATATCCGAAGATAAACTCGAAGTGCTCAATAAATGGAATATCGACCGTATTTCCATCAATCCTCAATCGTACACCCAGGAAACCTTAAAAGCGATCGGGCGCCATCACACAGTGGAGGAAACGATTGATAAATTTCATTTATCCCGTGGTATGGGCATGAACAATATCAATATGGACCTCATCATTGGTCTTCCAGGGGAGGAGCTTCCGGAGCTACAGCATTCTTTGGACGAAACTGAGAAGCTTATGCCTGAATCCTTGACGGTTCACACCTTGTCCTTTAAGCGGGCGTCTGAAATGACGAAGAATAAGGACAAGTATAAAGTGGCGGATCGGCTTGAGATCGAGAAGATGATGAATCTTGCTGAAGATTGGACCAAGGAACACGGTTATGAGCCATACTACTTATACCGTCAGAAGAACATTCTTGGTAACCTGGAAAATGTGGGATACGCCCTTCCCCAGCAGGACAGCATCTATAACATCATGATTATGGAAGAAGTCCAGACCATCATTGGAATCGGCTGCGGGGCGGCAAGCAAATTCATTGATCCGAAAACCGGTAAGATCACGCACTTCGCCAATCCGAAAGAACCGAATGCCTATAACCTTGGATTCAAAGAGTACACAGAAAAGAAAATCAAGATCTTAAATGATTTATTTTCATAA